Proteins encoded within one genomic window of Pygocentrus nattereri isolate fPygNat1 chromosome 7, fPygNat1.pri, whole genome shotgun sequence:
- the rab11a gene encoding ras-related protein Rab-11A produces MGTRDDEYDYLFKVVLIGDSGVGKSNLLSRFTRNEFNLESKSTIGVEFATRSIQVDGKTVKAQIWDTAGQERYRAITSAYYRGAVGALLVYDIAKHLTYENVERWLKELRDHADSNIVIMLVGNKSDLRHLRAVPTDEARAFAEKNGLSFLETSALDSTNVETAFQTILTEIYRIVSQKQMSDRRDNDMSPSNNVVSIQVQPTENKPKMQCCQSI; encoded by the exons ATGGGAACAAGAGACGACGAATATGACTATTTGTTTAAAG TGGTCCTGATCGGAGACTCTGGTGTGGGGAAGAGTAATCTTCTGTCCCGCTTTACCCGGAATGAGTTCAATCTGGAGAGCAAAAGCACCATTGGAGTGGAGTTTGCCACTCGCAGCATCCAGGTGGATGGGAAGACTGTAAAAGCCCAGATATGGGACACGGCTGGCCAGGAGCGTTACAGAGCTATCACCTCAGC GTATTACCGTGGGGCTGTAGGGGCTCTGTTAGTGTACGACATTGCGAAGCACCTGACCTATGAGAACGTGGAACGCTGGCTGAAGGAGCTGAGAGACCATGCAGACAGCAACATCGTCATCATGCTGGTTGGCAACAAGAGTGACCTGCGTCACCTTCGGGCCGTGCCCACTGATGAAGCACGCGCGTTTGCAG AGAAGAATGGGCTGTCTTTCCTGGAGACATCAGCTCTGGATTCCACTAACGTGGAGACAGCCTTTCAGACCATCTTGACTG AAATCTACCGCATCGTGTCCCAGAAGCAGATGTCGGACCGCCGGGACAACGACATGTCACCTAGCAACAACGTGGTGTCCATCCAGGTGCAGCCCACTGAGAATAAACCAAAGATGCAGTGTTGCCAGAGCATCTAG